A window of the Thermocrinis sp. genome harbors these coding sequences:
- a CDS encoding GTP-binding protein produces the protein MTPAFVITGFLGSGKTTLLINSARTHFKGKKVAVIVNELGDVGVDGKIIQNTYSSVLELPEGCICCSLHAEFEKAIKEIREKYEPEVLFVETSGSAEPFPVMFSLKSLGFSVDGVLCVIDAKNFERYSSESTALYQLGGSNIAVINKIDLVSEEELKKLEDKVFELWESYAVRNAFTGEKLFKELRLYRTSYGTLPEEVFVGALSLNKLLELAEEDDHHHHHPYTQRVEFYKEPFEYKNLVGLFKNLPKDVIRAKGIVRLKHAPYPFFVNYVFGTFEMGEEVPTYKGESFVVFISENPLKVSV, from the coding sequence ATGACTCCCGCCTTTGTCATAACTGGCTTTTTGGGTAGTGGTAAAACTACTCTTTTGATAAACTCTGCGAGGACACACTTTAAGGGAAAAAAGGTGGCAGTTATTGTCAATGAGCTGGGAGATGTGGGAGTAGATGGGAAGATCATACAAAACACCTATTCCAGCGTTTTGGAGTTGCCCGAGGGGTGTATTTGTTGCAGTTTGCACGCAGAGTTTGAAAAGGCTATAAAGGAGATAAGGGAGAAGTATGAACCTGAGGTGCTCTTTGTGGAAACCTCGGGTTCTGCAGAGCCCTTCCCGGTGATGTTTAGCCTCAAAAGTTTGGGCTTTTCGGTGGATGGGGTTCTATGCGTAATAGATGCCAAAAACTTTGAAAGATACAGCTCCGAGAGCACTGCCCTCTATCAACTGGGGGGCTCCAACATAGCGGTCATAAACAAAATAGACTTGGTTTCTGAAGAAGAGCTCAAAAAACTTGAGGATAAGGTCTTTGAACTTTGGGAGAGCTACGCGGTGAGGAATGCCTTTACGGGCGAAAAGCTCTTCAAGGAGCTAAGACTTTACAGAACTTCCTACGGGACCTTGCCCGAAGAAGTCTTCGTAGGTGCTTTATCTCTCAACAAACTCTTGGAGCTCGCCGAAGAGGATGATCACCATCATCACCACCCCTACACCCAACGGGTGGAGTTTTACAAAGAACCCTTTGAATACAAGAATTTGGTGGGGTTATTCAAAAACCTTCCCAAGGACGTAATAAGGGCAAAGGGTATCGTAAGGCTAAAGCACGCACCCTATCCCTTCTTTGTAAATTACGTCTTTGGGACCTTTGAGATGGGAGAGGAGGTCCCCACCTACAAAGGGGAAAGCTTTGTGGTATTCATAAGCGAAAACCCTCTGAAGGTTTCGGTATAG
- a CDS encoding polymer-forming cytoskeletal protein, protein MFGGKRKEQGVDQEIKTLIGAGTIFEGNITISEGLTRIDGEIVGNITGNGGLIIGESGNVKGDINVESLIVYGRVLGNIKAKSVELKRGSKVSGKLEILELYVEKGAFYNGECRMTEGGTNV, encoded by the coding sequence ATGTTTGGTGGGAAGAGGAAAGAGCAAGGTGTAGATCAGGAGATTAAGACATTAATAGGTGCGGGGACGATTTTTGAAGGCAACATTACGATCTCAGAAGGGCTCACGCGAATAGATGGGGAAATCGTGGGGAACATCACTGGCAACGGTGGGCTCATAATAGGAGAAAGCGGAAATGTTAAAGGAGATATAAACGTGGAGAGCTTGATCGTATACGGAAGGGTATTGGGAAACATAAAGGCTAAAAGTGTGGAACTGAAACGAGGTTCTAAAGTTTCTGGAAAGCTTGAAATTTTGGAGCTTTACGTAGAAAAAGGGGCATTTTACAACGGCGAGTGTAGGATGACAGAAGGAGGAACGAACGTTTAA
- a CDS encoding M23 family metallopeptidase, whose protein sequence is MFVSIYIFASLMAYTFSLSLLSYKLHLKARVEELEEENREIIQKRKELDREKHLLAQKLRSLEARLLEIESYLSQRGIKKAAVGGPSYQGTSYLDLSRIEFLEKRAEAIITEIRSIPLGYPVYGKINSHVGWRKNPFGRGYEFHTGIDIDAPIGAQVRATADGVVVFAGRYADYGNTVILKHPSGYTTLYAHLSKIEVKEGKEVKAGQVLGRVGSTGRSTGPHLHYEVIRDGKHLNPINFLVLK, encoded by the coding sequence ATGTTTGTTAGCATCTATATCTTTGCATCCTTAATGGCTTACACCTTCAGTTTATCCCTGCTCTCCTACAAGCTTCATCTAAAGGCTCGTGTGGAGGAGCTTGAAGAAGAAAACAGAGAAATTATCCAGAAAAGGAAAGAACTTGATAGGGAAAAACATCTGCTGGCACAAAAGCTAAGGTCTTTAGAAGCTCGTTTGTTGGAGATAGAATCCTATCTTTCTCAGAGGGGTATTAAAAAAGCAGCCGTTGGCGGACCAAGCTATCAGGGGACAAGCTACTTAGACCTTTCACGCATAGAGTTTCTTGAAAAGAGGGCAGAAGCGATCATCACGGAGATCAGGAGTATTCCCTTAGGCTACCCTGTTTATGGGAAAATAAACTCTCACGTAGGGTGGAGAAAGAATCCTTTTGGAAGGGGGTATGAGTTTCACACTGGCATTGACATAGATGCTCCTATAGGTGCGCAGGTTAGGGCTACCGCAGATGGTGTGGTTGTTTTTGCAGGCAGGTATGCAGACTATGGCAATACAGTCATACTTAAACATCCTTCCGGCTATACTACTCTCTATGCTCATTTGTCAAAAATTGAGGTAAAGGAAGGCAAAGAGGTCAAAGCTGGTCAAGTTCTGGGAAGGGTTGGTTCTACAGGAAGAAGCACGGGACCCCATCTTCACTATGAGGTGATACGGGATGGAAAACATTTAAACCCTATAAATTTTCTGGTTTTAAAATAG
- a CDS encoding P-II family nitrogen regulator, with protein sequence MIAQKKVEIVINKTYLRKILEFLEQQGVKGYTVIEDALGLGERGLMRGDEITDTFKNSYVFTVCDEETANRLAHGIVPYLKKYGGVCFISDVLYVVH encoded by the coding sequence ATGATCGCACAGAAGAAGGTGGAGATCGTTATCAACAAGACCTACCTAAGGAAGATCCTTGAGTTTTTGGAACAGCAGGGGGTCAAAGGCTACACGGTCATAGAAGATGCCTTAGGGCTTGGAGAGCGCGGTCTGATGAGGGGCGACGAGATCACAGATACCTTTAAAAACAGCTACGTTTTTACCGTCTGCGATGAGGAAACTGCCAACAGGTTAGCGCATGGCATAGTGCCTTACCTAAAAAAATACGGTGGTGTGTGTTTTATCTCCGATGTGCTTTATGTAGTGCATTAA
- a CDS encoding sodium-dependent bicarbonate transport family permease: MNIDLILQNVLNPPILFFFLGMLAVFVKSDLDVPQPLPKFFSLFLLISIGLQGGYKLHSGGFGLDILLVLSLAMFMAVLVPIYTFFILRLKLDVYNAAAIAATYGSISAVTFVTAGTFLNAVGVHYDGFMVAAMALMESPAIIIGLILVSIFARNDNAKERIEWGELLRESFFNGSVLLLVGSMVIGLLVGEKGWKTMEPFFGDLFKPMLAFFLLDMGLVAARQLGAIKKVGGFLLAFGIMVPIFNAMLAISLAKFFGFEKGNAFMFSILCASASYIAVPAALRLSIPEANPSIYVTMSLAITFPFNIIFGIPIYYSAVNFLWG, encoded by the coding sequence ATAAATATAGACCTTATTCTGCAGAACGTGTTAAACCCTCCCATTCTGTTTTTTTTCCTTGGTATGTTGGCGGTTTTCGTAAAATCGGATTTAGATGTGCCCCAACCTCTGCCAAAATTCTTTTCTCTTTTTTTGCTTATCTCCATCGGTCTTCAGGGTGGGTATAAACTGCACAGTGGAGGCTTTGGCTTAGACATTTTGCTTGTTTTATCCTTGGCTATGTTTATGGCGGTTTTGGTCCCAATATACACCTTCTTTATTCTAAGGCTCAAGTTGGACGTTTATAACGCTGCAGCGATAGCGGCCACCTATGGCTCCATCAGTGCGGTAACCTTTGTAACCGCGGGCACCTTTTTGAACGCCGTAGGGGTGCATTACGATGGCTTTATGGTGGCGGCAATGGCCCTTATGGAATCCCCCGCCATAATAATAGGTCTTATACTGGTTTCTATCTTTGCCAGAAACGACAATGCAAAAGAAAGGATAGAGTGGGGTGAGCTTTTGAGGGAATCCTTCTTTAATGGTTCCGTGCTTTTGTTGGTGGGTTCTATGGTTATAGGGCTTTTGGTAGGAGAAAAAGGTTGGAAGACGATGGAGCCCTTCTTTGGCGACCTTTTTAAGCCTATGCTTGCCTTTTTCTTGCTGGATATGGGGTTGGTTGCCGCAAGGCAGTTGGGAGCCATAAAGAAGGTGGGCGGCTTTCTCTTAGCCTTTGGCATAATGGTTCCTATCTTTAATGCCATGCTTGCCATCTCGCTTGCCAAATTCTTCGGCTTTGAAAAGGGTAATGCCTTTATGTTTTCTATTCTCTGTGCCAGCGCATCCTACATAGCGGTGCCAGCAGCCCTAAGGCTCTCCATACCGGAGGCAAACCCAAGCATATATGTAACCATGTCTTTGGCCATCACCTTTCCCTTTAACATAATTTTTGGTATTCCTATATACTACTCTGCGGTAAACTTCCTGTGGGGGTAA
- a CDS encoding ferredoxin oxidoreductase, with translation MYYVAEVNEAECAKYNCKQCVLFCPEPNTLMYESSKHTAWVNYSRCKGCAICVYVCSNLLKRNCIQMVMMTSGE, from the coding sequence ATGTACTATGTGGCGGAGGTAAATGAAGCTGAATGTGCAAAGTATAACTGCAAGCAGTGTGTGCTCTTTTGCCCAGAGCCAAACACGCTTATGTATGAAAGTTCTAAGCACACCGCTTGGGTAAATTATTCCAGATGTAAAGGCTGTGCCATATGCGTTTATGTATGCTCTAACCTTCTAAAGAGAAACTGCATACAGATGGTTATGATGACTTCGGGGGAATAA